From the genome of Leptospira saintgironsiae, one region includes:
- the pepN gene encoding aminopeptidase N, giving the protein MDNILTQQEAMLRSGQISEVDYTLKLKLEKGSQEYEGETTVRFVYSGGKKGKLKVDFVSKKIEILWLNGKEETNYEKKESALFLSGELLAEGKNELKIKYKNAFDHSGSGFHKFTDPADKAEYMHTDFEPFEAHRLFPSFDQPDLKATYELEITGPSEWTYIHNTVPKSEETKGNYKNIKFNKTKKFSTYLFSLIVGPYAVWEDKAGEIPLRIFCRKSLSKYMDAENLFAITKEAFGFLQGYFGVPYPYGKYDQIFVPEFNMGAMENVGAVTFSESYIFRGPRIYSEYLNRANTVYHEMVHMWFGNLVTMKWWNDLWLNESFADYLSYYSMSNGKIFPDALEHFYVREEWAYREDQLSTTHPIAGKAENTLEAISNFDGISYSKGASVLRQLMYYVGEEKFRDAMRLYFKRHAEKNTVLNDFLSCMSETSGIDIRGWSKEWLETTGVNTLSPVRQNGRLFLHQGPSATNGLLRTHALQASLFREKNGILEEVWKKRILVKGKETLLEENYSGEADLLLLNTEDFAYAKTYLSKESLPILKRSLHTLKDRFSRRVVWGSLWQMVRDAELAPKEFLELALDQGLKETDLSVRNSHILTKALTVIDNYIPEAEKRNWSDKLNSIAKEKSLLAQNPEQEQILWFRILENTSKSPEQLSYLKELLDQKKSIPGITMDQERRWVILSRLSAYGDPESSKRIEEEVTKDNTDLGAKKAFLAQISFPDAKTKKESWERFLKPKEGDSTDFLRYGMRGFQWNHQKNLLVSYTDSYFNSVISVYETRDPHFASAFGHMMFPSFEPDPNLLKRTQEFLDQNKKLPELLKKDLQQQRDDMQRTLKVLEKYKN; this is encoded by the coding sequence ATGGATAATATTCTTACCCAACAAGAAGCAATGCTCCGCTCCGGGCAGATCTCGGAAGTGGACTATACCTTAAAATTAAAACTGGAAAAAGGATCCCAAGAATACGAGGGAGAAACTACAGTTAGATTTGTTTATAGTGGCGGCAAAAAGGGAAAACTCAAAGTAGACTTTGTATCCAAGAAGATAGAGATCCTTTGGCTGAACGGAAAAGAAGAAACAAATTACGAAAAGAAAGAATCCGCACTCTTCTTATCCGGAGAATTATTAGCAGAAGGCAAAAACGAGCTTAAGATCAAATACAAAAATGCATTTGATCATAGTGGTTCTGGTTTTCATAAATTTACAGACCCTGCCGACAAAGCAGAATACATGCATACTGACTTCGAACCATTCGAAGCCCATAGATTATTCCCTTCTTTTGACCAGCCAGATCTAAAAGCAACTTATGAATTAGAGATCACAGGGCCTTCTGAATGGACCTATATCCATAATACAGTCCCAAAATCGGAAGAAACTAAAGGGAATTATAAAAACATAAAGTTCAATAAGACCAAAAAATTCTCCACTTATTTATTCTCTTTGATCGTAGGGCCTTACGCAGTTTGGGAAGATAAGGCAGGAGAAATTCCTCTTAGAATATTCTGTAGAAAATCTCTCTCAAAGTATATGGACGCCGAGAATTTATTTGCGATCACCAAAGAAGCTTTCGGTTTTCTCCAGGGATATTTTGGAGTTCCTTATCCTTACGGAAAATACGACCAGATATTTGTGCCTGAATTCAATATGGGAGCCATGGAAAATGTGGGAGCAGTCACATTCTCCGAAAGTTATATTTTTAGAGGTCCAAGGATCTATTCTGAATACTTAAACAGAGCAAACACTGTGTATCACGAAATGGTACATATGTGGTTTGGAAACCTGGTCACAATGAAATGGTGGAACGATCTTTGGCTAAACGAAAGTTTTGCGGATTATCTTTCTTATTATTCCATGTCTAACGGGAAAATTTTCCCAGATGCATTAGAACATTTTTATGTAAGGGAAGAATGGGCTTATAGAGAAGACCAACTTTCTACCACTCACCCTATTGCAGGAAAAGCAGAAAATACATTAGAAGCAATCAGCAATTTCGACGGGATCTCCTATTCCAAAGGTGCCTCAGTTCTTCGCCAATTGATGTATTATGTAGGTGAAGAAAAATTCAGAGATGCGATGAGGCTTTATTTCAAAAGACATGCAGAGAAAAATACAGTTCTAAACGATTTTCTTTCCTGTATGTCTGAAACCAGTGGGATCGATATCAGAGGCTGGAGTAAAGAATGGCTCGAAACAACCGGAGTAAACACTCTCAGCCCAGTCCGCCAAAACGGTAGATTATTTTTACACCAAGGACCTTCTGCTACAAATGGGCTTCTACGCACGCATGCACTCCAAGCTTCCTTATTCAGAGAGAAGAACGGAATATTAGAAGAAGTCTGGAAAAAAAGAATACTCGTAAAAGGAAAAGAAACCCTACTCGAAGAGAATTATTCCGGTGAAGCGGACCTTCTACTTTTAAACACAGAAGACTTTGCATATGCCAAAACCTACCTAAGCAAAGAATCACTTCCTATCTTAAAAAGAAGCCTACACACTCTAAAGGATCGTTTTTCTAGAAGAGTTGTATGGGGAAGTTTATGGCAAATGGTAAGAGATGCCGAACTTGCACCTAAGGAGTTCCTAGAGTTAGCTTTGGACCAAGGCTTAAAAGAAACTGATCTTTCCGTTCGAAACAGCCATATACTCACCAAAGCTCTGACAGTAATTGATAATTATATTCCGGAAGCAGAGAAGAGAAACTGGTCAGACAAACTGAACAGTATCGCCAAGGAAAAATCTCTCTTAGCACAAAACCCAGAACAAGAACAGATCTTATGGTTTAGAATATTAGAAAATACTTCTAAATCTCCAGAACAACTTTCTTATCTGAAAGAATTATTGGATCAGAAAAAAAGTATTCCAGGCATTACAATGGACCAAGAAAGACGTTGGGTCATTCTATCCAGGCTAAGCGCTTATGGGGATCCTGAATCCTCCAAAAGGATCGAAGAAGAAGTTACGAAAGATAATACAGATCTTGGAGCAAAGAAGGCATTCTTAGCTCAAATTTCCTTCCCAGATGCTAAAACCAAAAAAGAATCCTGGGAAAGATTCCTGAAACCTAAAGAAGGAGATTCAACTGACTTCTTAAGATACGGAATGAGAGGATTCCAATGGAATCACCAAAAGAATCTACTAGTCTCTTATACAGATTCTTATTTTAATTCGGTGATCTCAGTGTATGAAACAAGAGATCCACATTTTGCTTCTGCATTCGGCCATATGATGTTCCCTTCTTTCGAACCGGATCCGAATTTATTAAAGAGAACACAAGAGTTCTTAGATCAAAATAAAAAACTTCCGGAACTATTGAAGAAGGATCTGCAACAACAAAGAGACGATATGCAAAGGACCCTTAAGGTTTTAGAAAAATACAAAAACTAA
- a CDS encoding MFS transporter: protein MTKSANTSPFVSLQVPEFRNFLAGKFLVTLSFVMQSTVVFWQIDHITHDAFFVGLIGFAELVPNVAVSLFSGLVVDSFPRKKIIFLSLSGLTFSSFLLLLFTLPGFEWVIEKYWVYPIYSVIFFSGICRGFLSPSIAAFQTQLVSKEIFPNAATWSGVAWQGSAVLGPMLGGLLTGFNGVQTAFLADFCIMLFSLFLLLLVPSKPVPEKQGEKESIWKSLGTGWKFVFGHQLILGAISLDLFAVLFGGAVALIPTFSREVLGMGPEYYGILRSAPAIGAVLCALFIAVKPPKSNSGIILLSSVFGFGICMIVFALSRNFYLSCAALIVSGSFDMVSVVIRHTIVQMYTPEHMRGRVSAVNNIFIGSSNELGAFESGATAKAFGLVPSVVIGGTLTLLTVGIITAISPRLRKMDLKDITV from the coding sequence ATGACAAAATCCGCAAACACGAGCCCATTCGTATCTTTACAGGTTCCTGAATTCAGGAACTTTCTGGCCGGAAAATTTTTGGTCACACTTTCATTCGTTATGCAATCCACCGTGGTCTTCTGGCAGATTGACCATATCACTCACGATGCATTTTTCGTGGGCTTGATCGGATTTGCAGAGCTTGTGCCTAATGTAGCGGTTTCTCTTTTTTCAGGATTGGTCGTGGATAGTTTCCCAAGGAAGAAGATCATCTTTCTTTCCTTAAGTGGTCTGACTTTTAGTTCTTTCTTACTTTTATTATTCACCCTTCCTGGTTTTGAATGGGTGATCGAAAAATATTGGGTGTATCCGATCTATTCTGTGATCTTCTTCTCCGGAATTTGTAGAGGATTTTTATCTCCAAGTATTGCAGCTTTTCAAACTCAATTAGTCTCTAAGGAAATTTTTCCGAACGCTGCTACTTGGAGTGGTGTTGCATGGCAGGGTTCTGCAGTTTTAGGTCCAATGCTTGGTGGACTTCTGACTGGATTTAATGGAGTGCAGACAGCTTTCCTTGCAGATTTCTGTATCATGTTATTCTCTTTATTTCTTTTGTTACTTGTTCCTTCTAAACCTGTTCCTGAAAAACAAGGGGAGAAGGAATCCATTTGGAAAAGTTTAGGAACCGGTTGGAAGTTCGTGTTCGGCCATCAGTTGATCTTAGGCGCAATCAGTTTGGATCTATTTGCAGTTTTATTCGGTGGAGCAGTCGCACTTATCCCTACATTCTCCAGAGAAGTTTTGGGAATGGGTCCTGAATATTATGGAATTTTAAGATCTGCTCCTGCAATCGGTGCGGTTCTTTGTGCATTATTTATCGCAGTAAAACCTCCTAAATCAAATTCAGGGATCATATTGCTTAGCAGCGTATTTGGTTTCGGGATATGTATGATCGTATTTGCACTTTCTAGAAACTTCTACTTATCTTGCGCGGCCTTGATCGTAAGTGGTTCCTTTGATATGGTAAGTGTTGTGATCCGTCATACAATCGTTCAAATGTATACTCCAGAACATATGAGAGGAAGAGTTTCCGCTGTGAATAATATATTCATTGGTTCTTCTAACGAACTAGGAGCATTCGAATCCGGGGCAACTGCAAAAGCATTTGGCCTCGTCCCTTCTGTGGTTATAGGAGGAACGCTCACTCTTTTAACTGTAGGGATCATTACCGCAATCTCGCCTCGCCTTCGAAAAATGGATCTAAAGGATATAACGGTTTAA
- a CDS encoding NUDIX hydrolase → MQEFRPENYLPDSNLWEEGKKTSSFKTPIFELVSVPKISPDKTISGNFFKVESKDWVNVIALTSDENVILIDQYRHGLHSYCLEIPGGIAEKNSILESAQAELREETGFISDEWEYLGKVSANPAFMNNWCHTYIARNVYPHPDGQELDESEQIEVYQYPLNKISEILEKNILHHAMVVAAFGLFFLKFGEKKK, encoded by the coding sequence ATGCAAGAATTCCGCCCAGAAAATTACCTCCCCGATTCCAATCTTTGGGAAGAAGGAAAAAAAACTTCCTCCTTCAAAACTCCAATTTTTGAGTTAGTCTCAGTTCCTAAAATTTCTCCAGACAAAACAATCTCAGGCAATTTTTTCAAAGTAGAATCCAAGGATTGGGTAAATGTAATCGCACTTACTTCAGACGAAAATGTGATACTGATCGATCAATACAGACACGGATTGCATTCTTACTGTTTGGAAATCCCAGGCGGAATCGCTGAAAAAAATTCAATCTTAGAATCCGCACAAGCAGAACTGAGAGAAGAGACTGGTTTTATCTCTGACGAGTGGGAATATTTAGGAAAGGTTTCTGCAAATCCCGCTTTCATGAACAATTGGTGTCATACTTATATCGCCAGAAACGTTTATCCTCATCCGGATGGACAGGAACTGGATGAAAGCGAACAAATAGAAGTGTATCAATATCCTTTAAACAAAATTTCCGAAATTTTAGAGAAGAATATCCTACACCACGCAATGGTCGTGGCTGCATTCGGATTATTCTTTTTAAAATTCGGAGAAAAGAAGAAGTAG
- a CDS encoding ATP-dependent helicase — translation MKEDTNQSLDLFSHLEISDGKAEEPAQELPLLSFSESISLPKEEVPEESYGSSFYEEDDFSEVSEPEPVVGTPDQVEVSVLTEVESESSEVSISTEVQSDITEVPAEKDQETIEKPSAPKRKREEKPREPRDSAAIFLSLSPEQARAVQTIQGPLLIFAGAGSGKTRVISNRIAHMIQDHHIPAGKIVALSFTNKSAKEMGERVRKLIPRNLLKGITLSTFHSLGLGILKKHIEKLDYKQPFLLLNQADQEGLVTGMLVAQKLEPKRPQIMEVLSKISRIKNSGEDYLADMRTSMNEGDLLAASLFQQYQDTLKEQNSIDFDDLILLPSKLLRQFEEVRDEYHKKFQYFMVDEFQDTNPIQYEFLRALMGESDNLCVVGDDDQSIYAFRGSDVSLILGFENDFKGANVIRLLENYRSTDIIVSAANSLIRHNLSRRSKELFSKVPGALKVKYVERSDEKDEAEWVAESIREEIIKQARKGSQIAILFRTNFQSRPFEEAFRSREMPYKVVGGYNFFDRKEVRDLISYIRIIANQKDDASLLRIINYPKRGIGAGSISLVHEKAAQNKESLYETLFRVCESPDFIPDLNRKISSEIYNFVNLIEKAKKKFSSSPRLFFALRELIADLGLEKEIVLEEKEEKVAKARIYNMSELVNMLAFFEENNDSGEKPTLFDFINRLAMLMEDEPSDEKEDNRVQLLTIHQSKGLEFESVYVVGLEEGILPSGRATVEDQSVDEERRLMYVAMTRAKRHLCLTGAANRRKFGEQLASEPSRFLKEIDPETLDWLSNEETRQQETSDFLQELEKLKIG, via the coding sequence ATGAAAGAAGATACAAATCAAAGTCTGGATCTGTTTTCCCATCTGGAAATTTCGGACGGGAAAGCAGAAGAACCTGCGCAAGAACTGCCATTACTCAGCTTTTCGGAATCCATTTCCCTTCCAAAAGAAGAAGTGCCAGAGGAATCCTACGGTTCTTCCTTTTATGAAGAAGACGATTTTTCGGAAGTTTCTGAACCGGAACCAGTGGTAGGAACTCCAGACCAGGTAGAAGTCTCAGTTCTCACCGAGGTCGAGTCCGAATCTTCCGAAGTTTCAATTTCAACCGAAGTCCAATCTGATATTACGGAAGTTCCTGCGGAGAAGGATCAAGAAACTATAGAAAAACCTTCTGCTCCCAAAAGAAAAAGAGAAGAAAAACCCAGGGAACCTCGGGATTCCGCTGCTATTTTCCTAAGTCTGTCTCCGGAACAGGCTCGCGCTGTTCAAACTATCCAAGGTCCTCTTTTAATTTTTGCTGGTGCAGGTTCTGGAAAAACAAGAGTGATCTCTAACCGGATCGCTCATATGATCCAGGACCATCATATTCCTGCGGGGAAGATAGTTGCATTGTCCTTCACAAATAAAAGTGCAAAGGAAATGGGAGAAAGGGTTCGTAAATTAATTCCTAGGAATTTATTAAAAGGGATTACACTTTCTACATTCCACTCTCTTGGACTCGGAATTTTAAAAAAACATATTGAGAAGTTGGATTATAAACAACCTTTCCTTCTTCTAAACCAAGCTGACCAAGAAGGTCTTGTCACTGGAATGCTTGTGGCCCAAAAGTTGGAGCCTAAACGTCCTCAGATCATGGAAGTTCTTTCTAAAATTTCCAGGATCAAAAACTCAGGGGAAGATTATTTAGCTGATATGAGGACCTCTATGAATGAGGGAGATCTTCTGGCTGCTTCTCTTTTTCAGCAATACCAAGACACTTTAAAAGAACAGAACTCTATAGACTTCGATGATCTAATCCTTCTACCTTCTAAACTTTTAAGACAGTTCGAAGAAGTAAGAGATGAATACCATAAAAAGTTCCAATACTTCATGGTGGATGAGTTCCAGGATACAAACCCGATCCAATATGAATTTTTAAGAGCTCTCATGGGAGAATCGGACAATCTATGCGTGGTAGGTGATGACGATCAGTCCATCTATGCATTTAGAGGTTCTGATGTAAGTTTGATCCTTGGATTCGAAAATGATTTTAAAGGTGCAAACGTTATCCGTCTCTTAGAGAATTATAGATCCACTGATATCATAGTCTCTGCTGCAAACTCTCTGATTCGTCATAATCTTTCCAGAAGATCCAAGGAACTTTTCTCTAAGGTGCCTGGTGCGCTCAAAGTGAAGTATGTGGAAAGAAGTGACGAGAAAGACGAAGCGGAATGGGTTGCGGAAAGTATCCGAGAAGAGATCATCAAACAAGCTAGAAAGGGAAGCCAGATCGCAATTTTATTCCGTACGAACTTCCAATCCAGACCTTTTGAAGAAGCATTTAGATCTAGAGAAATGCCTTATAAGGTAGTGGGTGGTTATAACTTCTTCGACCGTAAAGAAGTCCGAGATCTGATCTCTTATATCCGTATCATCGCAAACCAGAAGGACGATGCATCTTTATTAAGAATTATTAATTATCCGAAACGTGGGATCGGTGCCGGATCCATCTCTCTTGTGCATGAAAAAGCGGCTCAGAACAAAGAATCTCTTTATGAGACATTATTCAGGGTCTGCGAATCCCCGGATTTTATCCCAGATTTGAACCGCAAAATTTCTTCCGAGATCTATAATTTCGTAAATTTGATCGAAAAGGCTAAGAAAAAGTTCTCATCTTCTCCAAGGCTATTCTTCGCATTACGAGAGTTAATCGCAGATCTGGGTCTTGAAAAAGAGATCGTGTTGGAAGAGAAAGAAGAGAAGGTCGCGAAGGCCCGTATATATAATATGTCCGAGCTTGTGAACATGCTAGCGTTCTTCGAAGAGAATAATGACTCAGGTGAAAAACCTACACTATTCGACTTTATCAACCGTTTGGCGATGCTTATGGAAGATGAGCCTTCTGACGAGAAAGAAGATAATCGAGTACAGTTACTCACCATTCACCAATCTAAAGGATTAGAATTCGAGTCTGTTTATGTCGTAGGACTAGAAGAGGGGATTTTACCTTCCGGAAGAGCCACTGTAGAAGACCAATCTGTGGACGAAGAGCGGCGTTTGATGTATGTAGCGATGACTCGGGCGAAGAGGCATTTGTGCTTGACAGGTGCCGCTAATCGCCGCAAATTTGGGGAGCAATTGGCCTCCGAGCCTTCTCGCTTCCTTAAGGAGATAGATCCGGAGACTTTGGACTGGCTTTCTAACGAAGAAACCAGACAACAGGAGACTAGTGATTTCCTGCAAGAGCTCGAAAAATTGAAAATCGGATGA
- a CDS encoding tetratricopeptide repeat protein yields MSKYLTILFIGAQFLLYCASTQKEGAVSANLETQVRAEIKGIDQQLTDLHPEDKRRSELLLQKSKLLLKIESFKEASLVLREVQNSKDGRNLQHLDHYLGSAYLGINDYDNAIVHFRKSDNVDRDFESVTRKKMWARAYFEDEKYGQALGILGRASREKNFEKDLFYYETVVVSFYRIKEYKRCQLVLEEGLQKFPESLVLKETSEKISQVLQR; encoded by the coding sequence ATGAGTAAATATCTGACAATATTGTTTATCGGAGCTCAATTCCTCCTCTACTGTGCAAGTACACAAAAAGAAGGGGCGGTTTCCGCCAATTTAGAGACCCAGGTCCGAGCGGAAATCAAGGGAATAGACCAGCAATTAACTGATCTACACCCTGAAGACAAAAGACGTTCCGAGCTACTCCTCCAAAAATCCAAACTTTTACTAAAAATCGAATCTTTCAAAGAAGCTTCCCTCGTACTCCGAGAAGTTCAAAATTCCAAAGATGGTCGTAATCTTCAGCATTTGGACCATTATTTAGGTTCTGCCTATCTTGGGATCAATGACTATGATAATGCTATCGTTCATTTCCGTAAATCGGACAATGTAGATCGCGATTTTGAGTCAGTTACCCGCAAAAAAATGTGGGCAAGAGCGTATTTCGAAGATGAGAAATATGGCCAAGCTCTCGGGATTTTAGGCAGAGCTTCCAGAGAGAAAAACTTCGAAAAAGATCTATTCTACTATGAGACCGTAGTAGTCAGCTTCTACAGAATTAAGGAATACAAAAGATGTCAGTTGGTTCTGGAAGAGGGATTACAGAAATTTCCGGAAAGCCTAGTACTGAAGGAAACCTCGGAGAAAATCAGCCAGGTTCTCCAACGGTAA
- a CDS encoding LIC_12586 family protein has translation MSVGSGRGITEISGKPSTEGNLGENQPGSPTVIYLTFPLPKNPLFKKDSVTFQIAVPDKLYRFASSSFSKIQTITEKPSFRKISIALIVVFLLLATAKETAEWYFVRRVLDLRGVKELTRGFINEELDRAVTLGVVEYEFPNHVFIEDLKISSDEDFASQRMIFKANKIELLLRGLWKGQPSVRAIRVRNAQLSIDLEDRISGEILSYIHKINIPEIRLEDTTVTVYKGGKVLLENVKGIDFNIRKEDTKINVQISDSLFPIPGFRYVSGKFSTDIGSKNMNLEILFKNAKAENSGGLYSEFSQFYPKKGKISGRAVLESDGTNLKVEGKTEFSNVKGIVLQELPLQSEVWEWKDIDLEHEWTRNQKGDVFTEEHKIFSGEDKLTLLKSKNEKGLKSWDLSLTVQDLDDIRNFLPVSSDLKTLGGSLDLHWKGTETGSYGDWMKSEAKFSLQDFVWKDTYLDLEIKDGELAWNPAGILEAKFKGKQFGLPWSANLKGKTGYKKGIKGDGTAYFPLQGEYNLELETDSIVLSNFFPLYSSVRQWIREDIHTRMEKLIPEINFTRTPIYKYFLENPTGSLKLTAKEVKWDLGLPSMGKLDVGLKFAPSQSRLDASIAGSGTAKLNSYFTYGTDNPYFGIDFETINLAWGVPSFSFCGGDLIPESLDSDGNIRFNGNNFLDIHDRMYVTIDKVKLSNTVWKGKGEFPVPVPAKFEMGFDYWNPGSPPKRNVYWKGGNVSATANSYIDSDSVKYFVTGNTYSLSSESNSAVPISAFAFKIKENRAGCVKE, from the coding sequence ATGTCAGTTGGTTCTGGAAGAGGGATTACAGAAATTTCCGGAAAGCCTAGTACTGAAGGAAACCTCGGAGAAAATCAGCCAGGTTCTCCAACGGTAATTTACCTCACTTTCCCTCTCCCTAAAAATCCATTATTTAAAAAGGACAGCGTGACATTTCAGATCGCTGTCCCGGATAAACTGTATCGATTCGCATCTTCTTCCTTTTCAAAGATACAAACTATCACTGAAAAACCTTCCTTTAGAAAGATATCCATTGCTCTAATTGTAGTTTTCCTTCTTCTTGCGACAGCTAAAGAAACTGCAGAATGGTACTTCGTAAGAAGAGTGTTGGATTTACGCGGGGTGAAGGAACTCACTCGCGGATTCATCAACGAAGAATTGGACAGGGCAGTAACACTTGGAGTCGTAGAATACGAATTTCCAAATCATGTATTTATAGAAGATCTAAAAATTTCCAGCGATGAGGACTTTGCTTCTCAGAGAATGATCTTCAAAGCAAACAAAATAGAATTATTATTAAGAGGTCTTTGGAAAGGCCAACCTTCCGTAAGAGCGATTCGAGTGCGTAACGCACAATTGAGTATCGATCTGGAAGATAGGATCTCCGGGGAAATTCTATCCTATATCCATAAGATCAATATTCCTGAGATCAGATTAGAAGATACAACAGTTACAGTTTATAAAGGTGGCAAGGTCCTTTTAGAAAATGTGAAAGGAATCGATTTTAATATCCGAAAAGAGGATACTAAGATCAATGTTCAAATTTCTGATTCTCTATTTCCTATTCCGGGATTTAGATATGTGAGCGGAAAGTTCAGCACTGATATCGGAAGTAAAAATATGAATTTGGAAATTCTGTTTAAGAATGCAAAGGCAGAAAATTCCGGAGGTTTATATTCAGAATTCTCTCAGTTTTATCCTAAGAAGGGAAAAATTTCGGGCCGTGCCGTTCTGGAATCAGATGGAACCAATTTAAAGGTCGAAGGTAAAACAGAATTTTCTAATGTAAAAGGGATCGTTTTACAAGAGCTTCCTTTGCAAAGCGAAGTTTGGGAATGGAAAGATATAGATCTGGAACATGAATGGACTCGTAATCAGAAAGGTGATGTCTTTACTGAAGAACATAAGATATTTTCTGGAGAGGATAAACTTACTCTTCTGAAATCTAAAAATGAGAAAGGACTGAAGTCCTGGGATTTAAGCCTTACTGTCCAAGATTTAGATGATATTCGTAATTTTCTGCCAGTTTCTTCTGATTTAAAAACTCTAGGTGGAAGTTTAGATCTACATTGGAAGGGAACTGAAACCGGAAGTTATGGAGACTGGATGAAGTCAGAGGCTAAATTTTCTCTCCAAGATTTTGTGTGGAAGGATACTTATTTGGATCTGGAAATCAAAGATGGGGAATTAGCTTGGAATCCTGCAGGAATTTTAGAAGCAAAATTCAAAGGAAAACAATTTGGTCTTCCTTGGTCGGCAAATCTAAAAGGCAAAACAGGATATAAAAAGGGGATCAAGGGAGATGGGACCGCTTACTTTCCTTTACAGGGAGAATATAATTTAGAGTTAGAGACTGACTCAATCGTTCTTTCAAATTTTTTTCCTTTATATAGTTCAGTTCGCCAATGGATACGAGAAGATATCCATACTAGAATGGAAAAGCTCATACCGGAGATTAATTTTACTAGAACCCCAATCTATAAATATTTCTTAGAAAATCCCACAGGTAGTCTTAAACTTACAGCTAAGGAAGTGAAATGGGATCTCGGACTTCCGAGTATGGGTAAGTTGGATGTGGGTTTGAAATTTGCACCTTCTCAATCTAGATTGGATGCAAGTATTGCTGGTTCGGGAACCGCTAAATTGAATTCATATTTTACGTATGGTACTGATAATCCTTATTTCGGAATAGATTTCGAGACGATCAATTTGGCTTGGGGAGTTCCAAGCTTTTCATTCTGTGGTGGAGATTTGATCCCTGAAAGTTTGGATTCAGACGGTAATATTAGATTTAACGGAAATAATTTCCTAGACATTCATGATAGAATGTATGTCACCATAGACAAGGTGAAACTTTCAAATACCGTTTGGAAAGGAAAGGGAGAATTTCCAGTTCCAGTTCCTGCTAAGTTTGAGATGGGATTTGATTATTGGAATCCTGGCAGCCCACCCAAAAGAAACGTTTATTGGAAGGGTGGAAACGTAAGTGCCACTGCGAATTCTTATATAGATTCTGATTCTGTTAAATACTTTGTGACTGGGAATACTTACTCGCTTTCCAGTGAATCCAATTCTGCAGTTCCGATTTCTGCATTTGCTTTTAAGATTAAAGAGAATCGCGCCGGCTGCGTGAAAGAGTAG